One window of the Syntrophorhabdaceae bacterium genome contains the following:
- a CDS encoding YbaB/EbfC family nucleoid-associated protein, which yields MSKQLGQLLSQAKKMQEKFQKMQDEMGNKTIEAQSGGGMVMCVVNGKQEVLSLKIADEVWEEKDKELIEDLVLAAINEGLNKSRDMLQEEMSKITGGMQLPFGM from the coding sequence ATGTCGAAGCAGTTGGGGCAGCTATTGAGCCAGGCCAAGAAGATGCAGGAAAAGTTTCAGAAGATGCAGGACGAAATGGGGAATAAGACCATTGAAGCCCAATCCGGCGGCGGTATGGTGATGTGCGTGGTGAACGGCAAACAGGAAGTGCTTTCCCTTAAAATTGCCGATGAAGTCTGGGAAGAAAAGGATAAAGAGCTGATCGAAGACCTCGTCCTGGCAGCGATCAACGAAGGTTTGAATAAATCGAGAGACATGCTTCAGGAGGAGATGTCGAAGATCACCGGTGGAATGCAGCTGCCTTTCGGCATGTAA
- the dnaX gene encoding DNA polymerase III subunit gamma/tau, translating to MNYTVIARRWRPKKFGDVVGQPHIVTTLRNSIKYNRISHAYLFTGPRGVGKTSLARILAKAVNCTNRTSEEPCDGCENCIAIDSGNFVDIIEIDAASARGIDDIKELRETVRYMPMKGTYKVYILDEAHMLTTEARNAFLKTLEEPPGHSIFILATTEAQKIPYTIMSRCQRFDFRRILEADIVEQLTRICADEQITYDDGVFQYIASEADGGLRDAESLLDQIIAYSGSHISEKDVVSVIGIVEKDLLYGIVSSVVEGNLKMGFEAIEKALSDGNDVYQIYKGLVFILRNMLMVKVCDGAPSFLFLGDGELRKISSLSESLEYYEIQNMLHYLLKAEDLLKGIFPKVSLEVLYINLYNLLKLRDVEKAIDNLDRKESHQLIEEIKGSKEASPVVFNYEERIEPVVREPMEHKYSPRDEVKTITPDIESGAASGPLDAQGFVKYLLSRKPFVGSLFSNLEVRLEGDAYVVFMEKQKASMIDDGSQKEEIRELLKEFYGKEMVLIFKEGEEVKKNGLLDFVKEAETLFNL from the coding sequence GTGAATTATACCGTTATCGCCCGTAGATGGAGACCGAAGAAGTTCGGAGATGTTGTCGGCCAGCCCCATATTGTAACTACCCTTAGAAATTCAATTAAATATAACAGAATATCTCATGCCTATCTTTTTACGGGACCGAGGGGTGTCGGTAAAACCTCCCTGGCGCGTATCCTGGCCAAGGCGGTGAATTGCACGAACCGGACTTCGGAGGAGCCCTGTGACGGATGCGAGAACTGCATAGCCATCGATTCGGGTAATTTTGTCGATATAATTGAAATCGATGCGGCTTCGGCACGGGGAATAGACGATATCAAGGAGCTTCGCGAGACGGTCAGATATATGCCCATGAAGGGCACGTACAAGGTCTATATCCTCGATGAGGCCCATATGCTTACCACGGAGGCCCGCAATGCATTTTTGAAAACCCTGGAAGAGCCTCCGGGCCACTCCATCTTCATCCTTGCCACCACGGAGGCCCAGAAGATCCCTTACACCATCATGTCACGATGCCAGCGTTTCGACTTCAGGAGAATTCTCGAGGCCGATATTGTGGAGCAGCTGACGAGGATTTGTGCGGATGAGCAAATAACGTATGACGACGGGGTATTTCAATATATCGCTTCCGAGGCCGACGGGGGGCTCAGGGATGCCGAATCCCTGCTCGATCAGATAATTGCCTATAGCGGCTCCCATATTTCGGAGAAGGACGTGGTCAGCGTAATAGGCATTGTGGAAAAGGACCTGCTCTATGGGATCGTCAGCTCCGTTGTGGAAGGGAACCTGAAGATGGGTTTCGAGGCGATAGAGAAGGCCCTGAGCGATGGAAACGATGTATATCAGATCTATAAAGGGCTCGTATTCATCCTTAGGAATATGCTTATGGTAAAGGTGTGCGACGGCGCTCCTTCCTTTCTTTTTCTGGGAGATGGAGAGCTAAGAAAGATCTCCAGCCTGTCCGAGAGCCTTGAATATTATGAAATCCAGAATATGCTCCACTATCTTCTGAAGGCGGAAGACCTTTTGAAGGGTATATTCCCCAAGGTATCCCTTGAGGTGCTCTACATCAACCTTTACAACCTCCTGAAGCTCCGGGATGTGGAGAAGGCTATAGACAATCTCGATAGAAAAGAGTCCCACCAATTAATCGAAGAGATAAAAGGCAGCAAGGAAGCGTCGCCGGTCGTCTTCAATTATGAAGAGCGAATAGAGCCGGTCGTCCGGGAGCCCATGGAGCATAAATACAGCCCCCGGGACGAGGTGAAAACCATAACGCCCGATATTGAATCGGGGGCTGCCTCGGGGCCGCTGGATGCCCAGGGCTTCGTGAAGTACCTCCTCTCCAGGAAACCTTTCGTAGGCAGCCTTTTCAGTAATCTCGAGGTAAGGCTTGAAGGGGATGCTTATGTGGTCTTTATGGAGAAACAGAAGGCCTCCATGATTGACGACGGTAGCCAGAAAGAAGAGATCAGGGAGCTTCTGAAGGAATTTTACGGCAAAGAAATGGTGCTTATCTTTAAAGAAGGCGAAGAAGTAAAGAAGAACGGGCTTCTTGATTTTGTAAAGGAAGCCGAAACCTTATTCAACCTATAG